A window of the Mus pahari chromosome 1, PAHARI_EIJ_v1.1, whole genome shotgun sequence genome harbors these coding sequences:
- the LOC110330153 gene encoding protein FAM111A-like, translating into MSCKKRRSQISFNTRKNKKIDDYFSQVPKEEQNDPNTPQVKVDSKKMPRDITNTRDQRPLSPKKIQQDQTPPLNKKITVTLGVNPRKHKKMKYELSCSETSSLYAALNTLNAVREEVESRKGREMLVCGKEGIEGYLNLGMPFCCVPEGSHVVITFCQCKSKTEENKRFSEPQDQASTNYVRFFIHAVCSKGKKILKCRELSQEGNKLCVYGFKGETIRDTLRKDGRFCSFVESDDWKLINDLDTIIENTQPVDELEGKLFQVAAELPKNPRVVSVTQSSGLENRNFHKIELYIVNEYTTLKEEGEKLRAYIKEESEKRKKKASLFNVHKEHFGKMTKNSIPVKLNKHLSRVSDSVGFLWWNNNGNSGCATCFVFKELYILTCRHVITSIVGEGIDSSEWAKIISQCVKVTFDYEEFPLTEDKFFVVKPWFEISDEKLDYAVLELEENGQEVPAGLYNGIGPVPLSGLIYIIGHPEGKKKSIDGCTVVPPGSRSKNCQEKFQAREEAGCCFSTSFIHMFTSLRSFQEMLHNSDVVTYDTTFFGGSSGSPVFDSNGSLVAMHAAGITCPYQGGANNIIEFGSTMKSILANIKQDEHKYNTIFGNVQDAEMLSTDS; encoded by the coding sequence gttCCCAAAGAAGAGCAGAATGATCCCAATACGCCTCAAGTAAAAGTGGATTCTAAAAAAATGCCAAGGGATATAACCAACACCAGAGACCAAAGACCACTTTCACCCAAGAAAATTCAACAAGATCAGACTCCTCccctaaataaaaaaatcacagtaacCTTGGGTGTGAACCCTAGGAAACACAAAAAGATGAAATATGAGCTCTCATGTAGTGAGACAAGCAGCTTGTATGCAGCACTCAACACTCTCAATGCTGTCAGAGAAGAGGTAGAAAGTCGAAAGGGCAGAGAAATGCTGGTGTGTGGCAAAGAAGGAATTGAAGGGTACTTAAACCTCGGCATGCCCTTCTGCTGTGTACCAGAAGGCAGCCATGTGGTCATTACATTTTGTCAATGCAAAAGTAAGACAGAGGAAAATAAGCGATTCTCTGAACCACAGGACCAAGCATCGACCAATTACGTCCGATTTTTCATTCATGCAGTATGTAGTAAGGGGAAAAAGATTCTGAAGTGTAGGGAACTTAGCCAAGAGGGGAACAAACTCTGTGTCTATGGCTTCAAAGGAGAGACCATTAGGGACACTCTGAGGAAGGATGGCAGGTTTTGTTCTTTCGTAGAGAGTGACGATTGGAAACTCATTAATGACCTGGACACCATCATAGAAAACACACAGCCAGTTGATGAGTTAGAGGGCAAGCTTTTTCAGGTTGCGGCTGAGCTACCAAAGAACCCTAGGGTAGTCTCTGTCACTCAGAGTTCTGGGTTAGAGAACAGAAACTTCCATAAGATAGAACTCTACATTGTGAATGAGTACACTACattgaaagaagaaggagaaaaacttAGAGCATACATCaaggaagaaagtgaaaaaagaaagaagaaagcttccTTATTCAATGTGCATAAAGAACACTTTGGGAAAATGACAAAAAATTCTATTCCTGTTAAACTGAACAAACATCTTTCCAGGGTCAGTGACTCAGTTGGGTTCCTATGGTGGAACAACAATGGAAATTCGGGCTGTGCCAcctgctttgtttttaaagagttgtACATTTTGACTTGTCGGCATGTGATAACTAGCATTGTGGGTGAAGGCATAGATTCAAGTGAGTGGGCAAAAATAATTAGTCAGTGTGTAAAGGTGACCTTTGATTACGAAGAGTTTCCACTAACAGAAGAcaagttttttgttgttaaacCTTGGTTTGAGATATCTGATGAAAAACTTGACTAtgctgtcctggagctggaggaaAACGGACAAGAAGTACCTGCTGGACTGTATAATGGAATAGGACCTGTGCCACTTAGTGGGTTGATTTATATCATTGGCCATCCTGAAGGAAAGAAGAAGTCTATTGATGGCTGTACAGTGGTCCCTCCAGGAAGTAGAAGCAAAAACTGTCAGGAAAAATTTCAAGcaagagaggaagcaggctgcTGTTTTTCCACATCTTTTATCCATATGTTCACATCTTTAAGAAGTTTCCAGGAAATGCTTCACAACTCTGATGTGGTTACTTATGACACCACTTTTTTTGGTGGGTCTTCTGGATCCCCAGTATTTGATTCTAATGGTTCACTGGTGGCCATGCATGCTGCTGGCATCACTTGTCCATACCAGGGTGGAGCTAATAACATCATTGAGTTTGGTTCTACTATGAAATCCATTCTTGCTAATATTAAGCAAGATGAacataaatataatacaattttTGGAAATGTTCAGGATGCAGAAATGCTGAGCACAGATTCCTGA